The Streptomyces sp. NBC_00224 genome contains the following window.
GGTGAGCCCGCGCCACCAGATGCCGAGTACCAGGAGCGGGCAGAACGACGACGCGGAGACCGCGAACGCCAGGCCCACGGCGTCGGCCACCGGAAGCCCGCCGACCAGGGCGCTGGCCGCCAGCGGCACCGCGACCGCGAGCAGGGTGGCGAGGCGGAAGTGCCGTACGCCCCGGGTCGGCAGCACGTCCTGGGTGAGGACGCCCGCGACCGCCAGGGTCAGCCCCGAGGCGGTGGACAGGAACGCCGCGAAGGCGCCGCCCGCGAGCAGCGCCCCGAGCAGGTTCCCGCCGACCCCGCCGATCACCAGGTGCGGCAGGACGAGCACGGCCGCGTCGGCCTGTCCGGTGAGGGCGAGTTCGGGCGCGTACAGCCGGCCCAGGGCGCCGTAGACGGGCGGCAGCAGATAGAAGGCGCCGATCAGGCCGAGGACGACGACCGTGGTGCGGCGGGCGGCGACGCCGTGCGGGCTGGTGTAGAAGCGGACCACCACGTGCGGCAGGCCCATGGTGCCGAGGAAGGTGGCGACGATCAGGCCGTACGTGGCGTACAGCGGGCGCTCCTGGCGGGCGTGGGCGAGCGGGGTGGACATGCCCGCGCTGCCCGCGTCGCTGCTGGGGACGGGGTCGCCGGGGGCGAAGACGAGCCGGGTGCCGCCCTCGACGCGGTGGGTGCCGGTGGGCAGGAGGACGCGTTCGGCGTGGTGGCGGGTGCCGTCGACGGTGCCGGTGGCGGTGACGGTGAGCGGGGCGGCGAGCCTGATGTCGAGGGTGTCGTCGACGCGTACGGCCCGCTGCTCGCGGAAGGCGGCGGGCTCGTCGAAGGCGACGCGCGGGGTGCCGTCGCCGTGCCAGGCGAGCAGCAGGAAGAGCGCGGGCACGAGGAGGGCGGTGAGCTTCAGCCAGTACTGGAAGGCCTGGACGAAGGTGATGCTGCGCATGCCGCCAGCGGCGACGGTGGCGACGACGACCACCGCGACCAGGACGCCGCCGAACCAGCGCGGCGCCCCGGTGAGCACGTGGAGGGTGAGGCCCGCGCCCTGGAGCTGCGGCAGCAGATAGAGCCAGCCCACCCCGACGACCAGGGCGGCCGCGAGCCGTCGCACGGAGCGGGATTCGAGCCGGGCCTCGGCGAAGTCGGGCAGGGTGTACGCGCCGGAGCGGCGCAGTGGGGCCGCCACGAACACCAGCAGGACGAGATAGCCGGCGGCGTAGCCCACCGGGTACCAGAGCATGTCCGGGCCCTGGACGAGGACGAGTCCGGCGATGCCGAGGAAGGAGGCGGCGGAGAGGTACTCGCCGCTGATCGCGGCCGCGTTGAGCCGGGGGCCCACTGTGCGCGAGGCCACGTAGAAGTCGGAGGTGGTCCGGGATATGCGCAGGCCGAGCGCGCCGACGAGGACCGTGGCGAGGACCACGAGGGCCACGGCCGGTACGGCGTAGTTCTGGTTCACGTTCTCACGTTCCTCGGCGGCGCCGGGCGGGCGGTCAGCGGTCCTCGACGAGGCGGGCGAAGTCCTGTTCGTTGCGCTCGGCCCGCTTCACGTACCAGCGGGCGAGCAGCACGAGCGGCGGGTAGACGCCGAAGCCGAGCACGCCCCAGACGAGCCCGGGGTTCTGCGGCCGCACCGCGAACACCAGCGGCAGCGGGCCGACCAGCAGC
Protein-coding sequences here:
- a CDS encoding cation acetate symporter — translated: MNQNYAVPAVALVVLATVLVGALGLRISRTTSDFYVASRTVGPRLNAAAISGEYLSAASFLGIAGLVLVQGPDMLWYPVGYAAGYLVLLVFVAAPLRRSGAYTLPDFAEARLESRSVRRLAAALVVGVGWLYLLPQLQGAGLTLHVLTGAPRWFGGVLVAVVVVATVAAGGMRSITFVQAFQYWLKLTALLVPALFLLLAWHGDGTPRVAFDEPAAFREQRAVRVDDTLDIRLAAPLTVTATGTVDGTRHHAERVLLPTGTHRVEGGTRLVFAPGDPVPSSDAGSAGMSTPLAHARQERPLYATYGLIVATFLGTMGLPHVVVRFYTSPHGVAARRTTVVVLGLIGAFYLLPPVYGALGRLYAPELALTGQADAAVLVLPHLVIGGVGGNLLGALLAGGAFAAFLSTASGLTLAVAGVLTQDVLPTRGVRHFRLATLLAVAVPLAASALVGGLPVADAVGLAFAVSASSFCPLLVLGIWWRGLTPPGAVAGMVAGGGSALLAVTATMAGLPGGGPLHALLAWPALWSVPLGFLTMILVSLATAARIPAGTAAILARFHLPEALYAGQHGGPARGTAPRQAQA